Part of the Tistrella mobilis genome is shown below.
ACATCTATCTGGGCTTCTGCGCCGGCTGCCACGGGGCCGATGGCGAAGGCCACCCCGCCGCCTCGCCGCCGCTTGCCAGCAACACCACCGCCATGCTGCAGGACCCGCGCAATCTGGTGAAGGTGATCCGCGACGGCATTCCGGCCCGCCCGCTCGCCGGCACCGGCCGGATGCAGGAAATGCCGGCCTTCGGCGACCTGCTCGACGACGGCGAGATGGCGGCGCTGGTCAACTATCTGCGCCGCCGCTGGGGCGGACAGCCCGGCGACGTCACCGCAGAGCGGGTGGCGGAGGTGGGGCCGCGCTGAGCGGCCCTGCCTCAGGCTCCATCCGTCTCAGGCATAAAGCCCTTCGATGACATCCGTGTACTTCCTGTACACATTGCTGCGCCGGATCTTCATGGTCGCCGTCACTTCGTCGTCGTCATGGTCCAGTTCCTTGGTCAGCAGATGGAAGCGACGGATCTGCGACACCGGGGCGAGGCCGGCATTGGCGCGGGCGATTTCGGCCTCGATCAGGGCCCGGACCTTGGGGTTTTCGGCTAGCGAGCGGAAGGTGGTATAGGCGATGCCCTGCTCTTCCGCCCAGCGCGCGACGGTGTCGTAATCGATCTGGATCAGGGCGGCGACGTATTTGCGCCGGTCGCCGATCACCACGCATTCCTTGACATAGGGGCTGGATTTGGCAGCGTTCTCGATCTCGGTCGGCGACAGATTCTTGCCGCCGGCGGTGATCATGATGTCCTTGATCCGGTCGACGATGCGGATATGGCCGTCGACCTCTTCCCCGACATCGCCGGTGTGCAGCCAGCCGTCGCGGATGGTGTCGCGGGTCGCGGCCTCGTTCTTGTAATAGCCGGCAAAGACCGAGCCGCCCCGCACCAGGATTTCGCCGGTGGCGGGGTCGAGCTTTACCTCCACCCCCTCGACGGCGGTGCCGACCATGCCAGGGCGCGCATCCTCGGGCGCCTGACCGATGGCCACGCCCGAGGTCTCGGTCTGGCCATAGGCCTCGACCAGCGGCACGCCGATGGTGCGGAAGAAGCGCAGGATCTCAGGCGAGATCGGGGCCGCGCCGGTGATGGCGACATGCGCCCGGCGCAGGCCGATGAAGTTCTGCAGCGCCCGGAACACCAGCAGATACCAGAGCCCGAAGCGCAGCCGCTGGGCCATCGTCCAGTCGCGGCGCGGCTTCCAGGCAAGCGGCGTGCAATCGCGGACCGCCCGGTCGAACAGCGCCTTCCGCCAGCCGCCGGTCTCGGCCATCTTGATATGGATCGCGGCGTGCAGCTTTTCCCAGATCCGCGGCACGCCCATGAAGAAGCTGGGCGCCACCTCGCGCAGATCCGACTGCACCGTGCGCAGGCTTTCGCCGAACGAGATCCGGCTGCCCAGATAGAGCGGTGCGAAATTGGTCATCGCCTGTTCGGCGACATGGCAGAGCGGCAGATAGCTGAGGCTGGAGGCCTCGCCGTCCAGATGCAGCCGCGCGACCAGCCCGGGCACGACATGGGTGATGTTGCGATAGGTGATCACGGCACCTTTGGGCTTTCCGGTCGAGCCCGAGGTGTAGATCATGAGCGCGGTGTCATCGAGCGTCTGGGCATCGAGCAGCGCATCGGCCCGGCCGGGATCGGCGGCATGGTGTTCGGCGCCCAGCCGTTCCACCTCGTCGAAGGGGATCAGGTCGGGCTCGTCATAGCCGCGCAGGCCGCGCATGTCGACGACCACGATCCGGCGCAGTCGCGGCAGCTCCGCCCGCCGTTCCAGCACCTTGTCGGCCTGTTCCTGATCTTCGACCACCACCACGTCGACATCGGCATGGGCGAGCACATAGGCCACCTCCCCCGCCGGGCTGGTCGGATAGACGCCGACGGTGACCGCACCGATGATGCCGGTGCCCAGCTGGGCGATCACCCATTCGGCGCGGTTTTCGGACAGCACGCCGACATGGCCGCCGGCGCCCACCCCCAGCACCTCCAGCCCCAGGCCGAAGGCGCGGGCGCGCGCGAAATAGCCGGCCCAGGTGATCGGCTGCCAGATGCCGTAATCCTTCTGGCGGATCGCGAGCCGGTCGCCCTGCCGGCGGGCATGCTCGCGCAGCATCTGGGGCATGGTCAGGGTCGGAATCGCCATGGTCATGACAGCCACCGCTTGCGCCGCTTGTAATGCTTGATGTCGCGGAAGGACCGGCCGCCGCCATCCTCGCCGCCATGGCCCAGATAGAATTCCTGCACGTCCTGATTGGCGGCAAGCTGGGCCGGCGTACCGTCGATCACCACCCGGCCGCTTTCCATGATGTAGGCATAATCCGCCACCGCCAGCGCGATGGCGGCATTCTGTTCCACCAGCAGCACCGCGGCCCCGCGCTCGCGGTTGATGCGCAGCACGATCGAGAAGATCTCTTCCACCACCATGGGGGCGAGGCCCAGCGACGGCTCGTCGAGCATGATCAGCTGCGGCTCCGCCACCAGCGCCCGGCCGATGGCCAGCATCTGCTGCTCCCCGCCCGACAGATAGCCGGCCAGCCCCTTGCGCCGCTCTTTCAGCCGCGGGAAATAGCCGTAGACCATGGCCAGCGCGTCGTCGGTGGACCCGACACTGCCGGCGCTGCGGGCATAGGTCGCGGCGATCAGGTTCTCTTCGACCGTCAGATCCTCGAAGACCCGGCGGCCTTCCATCACATGGAACAGCCCGTCATGGACCAGCCGGTCGGGTTCCCGCCCCCAGGCCTCGCGGCCGCGGAAGCGGACATGGCCGGCGGTCAGCCCGCCATTCTCCAGCCGGATCAGGCCGGACACGGTCTTGAGCGTGGTGGATTTGCCGGCGCCATTGGCGCCGAGCAGGGCCACGATCGCGCCGGGGGCGACGCGGATCGACAGCCCGCGCAGCACCTGCACCGTGTGATTGTAGACGACCTCTATGTTCTCGATATCGAGCAGAGGATCGGGAGAGGCTGACGTCATCGGCAGGGCCCCGGTGGCTGTGGCCGGCCCGGACACCTGTCCCGGGCCGGCCGTCGGTCGGACGAGGTCAGGTGAGCGCGATCCAGTCGGAGGCCGGCACGTAGCGCTTCTCCGAGAACTTGACCTGGTAGATGCGGCCCACCGGCACCGAATGGGTCTTCATCGAAATCGGCAGGCCGATGATGCCGCCGGTGTCCCAGTTCTCGATGCTTTCCAGCGCCGCCTTCATGTTTTTGGCGGTCATCTCCTGGCCGCCCTCAATCACCCGCCGGGCGATTTCGGCGAAGAGCATACCGGTGAACCAGCTGGCGACATAGGGGACGGGGCGATAGGTCACGTCCGGCGCATGCTGCTTCGTCCAGGCCCGCATGGCCTCGAAATTGGCGCCGCTGGCGTCACTGTCGTAATAGTTGTAGGGCATCACGCCCATGAAGCCGTCGGAGGGCTCGCCCACCTGATCGATCAGCAGCTTGTCCATGGTGTAATAGGTGCCCATGAACTTCGTCTTCAGGCCCATCTGCTTCATCTGAACGATGAATTCGTTGATCGGCGACAGCACATAGCCGTGGAAGATCACATAGTCGGGGCGCGAGCGGCGCAGCTTCAGCACCTCGGCCG
Proteins encoded:
- a CDS encoding AMP-dependent synthetase/ligase, with protein sequence MTMAIPTLTMPQMLREHARRQGDRLAIRQKDYGIWQPITWAGYFARARAFGLGLEVLGVGAGGHVGVLSENRAEWVIAQLGTGIIGAVTVGVYPTSPAGEVAYVLAHADVDVVVVEDQEQADKVLERRAELPRLRRIVVVDMRGLRGYDEPDLIPFDEVERLGAEHHAADPGRADALLDAQTLDDTALMIYTSGSTGKPKGAVITYRNITHVVPGLVARLHLDGEASSLSYLPLCHVAEQAMTNFAPLYLGSRISFGESLRTVQSDLREVAPSFFMGVPRIWEKLHAAIHIKMAETGGWRKALFDRAVRDCTPLAWKPRRDWTMAQRLRFGLWYLLVFRALQNFIGLRRAHVAITGAAPISPEILRFFRTIGVPLVEAYGQTETSGVAIGQAPEDARPGMVGTAVEGVEVKLDPATGEILVRGGSVFAGYYKNEAATRDTIRDGWLHTGDVGEEVDGHIRIVDRIKDIMITAGGKNLSPTEIENAAKSSPYVKECVVIGDRRKYVAALIQIDYDTVARWAEEQGIAYTTFRSLAENPKVRALIEAEIARANAGLAPVSQIRRFHLLTKELDHDDDEVTATMKIRRSNVYRKYTDVIEGLYA
- a CDS encoding ABC transporter ATP-binding protein, which encodes MTSASPDPLLDIENIEVVYNHTVQVLRGLSIRVAPGAIVALLGANGAGKSTTLKTVSGLIRLENGGLTAGHVRFRGREAWGREPDRLVHDGLFHVMEGRRVFEDLTVEENLIAATYARSAGSVGSTDDALAMVYGYFPRLKERRKGLAGYLSGGEQQMLAIGRALVAEPQLIMLDEPSLGLAPMVVEEIFSIVLRINRERGAAVLLVEQNAAIALAVADYAYIMESGRVVIDGTPAQLAANQDVQEFYLGHGGEDGGGRSFRDIKHYKRRKRWLS